The following are from one region of the Rosistilla carotiformis genome:
- the pgl gene encoding 6-phosphogluconolactonase yields MTKPTLGSLEVFDDIASISRQACDDLIPLCCDAITARGVCRIALAGGSTPKLLYRLMAENQQAFDWSRIELFWGDERNVLPEHDDSNFRMVREAMLDHVPIPEANVFRVPIDPDDPAATASAYEATLKSQFGGDSLDWDLVLLGMGDDAHTASLFPQTTAIDANDRLFVENWVEKFDTFRQTLTAPAINSARNVWFLIGGAGKREALQHVWGDRQAPSEFPSQLIRPVTGNLRWMIAADAIPETA; encoded by the coding sequence ATGACTAAACCAACGCTTGGATCGCTCGAAGTTTTTGACGACATCGCCAGTATCAGCCGTCAGGCATGCGACGATTTGATCCCGTTGTGTTGCGATGCGATCACAGCTCGCGGCGTCTGCCGGATCGCGCTGGCGGGCGGTTCGACGCCGAAGCTGCTGTATCGATTGATGGCCGAGAACCAGCAGGCGTTCGATTGGTCCAGGATCGAATTGTTCTGGGGAGACGAACGGAACGTGCTGCCCGAGCACGACGACAGCAATTTCCGGATGGTCCGCGAGGCGATGTTGGATCACGTGCCGATTCCCGAGGCGAACGTCTTCCGCGTGCCGATCGATCCCGATGATCCCGCAGCCACTGCTAGCGCGTACGAAGCGACTTTGAAGTCGCAGTTCGGCGGCGATTCGCTCGACTGGGACCTGGTGCTGTTGGGAATGGGAGACGATGCGCACACCGCGTCACTCTTCCCACAAACGACAGCGATCGACGCCAACGACCGTTTGTTTGTCGAAAACTGGGTTGAAAAATTTGATACCTTCCGCCAAACGCTGACCGCTCCGGCGATCAATTCCGCTCGCAACGTCTGGTTCCTGATCGGCGGTGCTGGGAAGCGCGAAGCGTTACAGCATGTCTGGGGTGATCGCCAAGCGCCGTCGGAGTTTCCATCGCAATTGATCCGCCCGGTGACCGGCAATCTGCGATGGATGATCGCTGCCGATGCGATACCCGAAACGGCATAG
- a CDS encoding acyl-CoA dehydrogenase family protein, with translation MNQPADNAAVEVVQAPESAAMDALCDRLQTLADQTDRSGDWPAAQLHLCAAAGVFRWFMPATAGGFGWSDADQTRGYLRLAAADLTTTFVITQRMGACRRIEGCENETLQKRWLPPLLDGSQFATVGISHLTTSRRHLSTPVLRAEAVGDGYRLSGYSPWVTGGAHADVIVVGATLDDGRQLLAAVPTDRPGVVAAAGIPLVALSASATDRVDLQDVAIGPDDLIAGPIEDVMSQGVGAGTGGLQTSTLAIGLSKAAVDFLAAEAQQRETLLPVAEQLQTEVRNLEVDLLSVASGNQVCSTADLRGRANRLALRASQAALTAAKGAGFVQGHPAGRWCREALFFLVWSCPQPIANAHLCELAGIE, from the coding sequence ATGAATCAACCCGCAGACAATGCAGCCGTTGAAGTCGTGCAGGCTCCCGAGTCCGCTGCGATGGACGCCTTGTGCGATCGGCTGCAGACGCTCGCCGACCAGACCGACCGATCGGGTGATTGGCCGGCGGCGCAGTTGCACCTTTGTGCCGCGGCGGGAGTCTTCCGTTGGTTTATGCCTGCCACTGCGGGCGGGTTTGGATGGTCCGACGCCGATCAAACGCGAGGTTATTTGCGGCTGGCCGCTGCCGACCTGACGACCACATTTGTCATCACCCAGCGGATGGGAGCATGCCGACGGATCGAAGGCTGCGAAAACGAAACGCTTCAAAAACGCTGGCTGCCGCCGCTGTTGGATGGCAGTCAATTTGCGACGGTCGGAATCAGTCACCTGACGACCAGTCGTCGCCATCTGAGCACGCCGGTGCTGCGAGCTGAAGCGGTCGGCGACGGGTATCGCTTGTCGGGTTACAGCCCCTGGGTAACGGGCGGGGCGCACGCGGATGTGATTGTTGTGGGAGCGACGCTCGACGACGGCCGGCAATTGTTGGCAGCCGTCCCCACCGATCGCCCAGGCGTCGTGGCGGCAGCCGGTATCCCGTTGGTTGCCCTTTCAGCCAGCGCGACCGATCGAGTCGATCTGCAAGATGTCGCGATCGGCCCCGACGATTTGATCGCCGGACCGATCGAAGATGTGATGAGTCAAGGCGTCGGCGCGGGGACGGGCGGTCTGCAGACGTCGACTCTGGCGATTGGACTATCGAAGGCGGCTGTCGATTTCCTGGCGGCTGAGGCGCAACAACGCGAAACGCTACTTCCGGTCGCCGAGCAACTGCAGACCGAGGTCCGCAATTTAGAAGTCGATCTGTTGAGTGTCGCTAGCGGCAACCAGGTCTGTTCGACTGCCGACCTGCGCGGCCGGGCCAATCGGTTGGCGCTGCGAGCCTCTCAGGCGGCGTTGACGGCCGCCAAAGGCGCCGGCTTTGTCCAGGGACATCCCGCGGGACGCTGGTGTCGCGAAGCACTCTTCTTTCTGGTTTGGAGCTGCCCGCAACCGATCGCCAACGCGCACCTGTGCGAATTGGCCGGTATCGAATAG